In Monodelphis domestica isolate mMonDom1 chromosome 4, mMonDom1.pri, whole genome shotgun sequence, one DNA window encodes the following:
- the ATG16L2 gene encoding protein Atg16l2 isoform X4: MAYQVVEKNRALSAQDGLLEEQRGRLAALEARARELEEMRQWLAQRVAGQQDRITEGKEAYDTLRAHASHQQGALRQLEEEGRELVERLVRVKMQAAEDQNYRNERVDRVKQARLSKELKKAVKKTVNITETIDPPAIPEPPPRKQDLLEVEACEKRWKRPFRSASATSMTLTRCMDVMKGLLDFRKRRGHSVSGLPEARYPSIPVRGVSCLPARAQDVQEAHHSEVNAVCFSSNSSLLATGGADRLIHLWNVVGGLLEADQTLEGAGGSVTSLEFEPSGCFLLAATYNKAAQLWKVGESQSKETLSGHTDKVTAAKFKLTRQQAVTGSRDRTVKEWDLNKASCSRTIDGLSYCNDVVCGDHLIISGHNDQKIRFWDSRVPRCIQVIPVEGKVTSLSISNDQLHLLSCSRDDTLKVIDLRANNIRQVFRADGFKCGSDWTKAVFRPLLPPSLSGSRYLSSSLPYSPIFHMVPGGGRGLGGGKERSQEVTPEQSRRWGEDTSLISVQDRA; this comes from the exons ATGGCATATCAGGTTGTGGAGAAGAACAGGGCCCTGAGCGCCCAGGACGGGCTGCTGGAGGAGCAGCGGGGCAG GCTGGCGGCTCTGGAAGCCAGGGCGCGGGAGCTGGAGGAGATGCGACAGTGGCTGGCACAGCGCGTGGCCGGGCAGCAGGATCGGATCACGGAGGGGAAGGAGGCCTACGACACCCTGCGGGCCCACGCCAGCCACCAGCAAGGGGCCTTGCGACAGCTGGAGGAGGAAGGCCGGGAGCTGGTGGAGAGGCTCGTCCGAGTCAAGATGCAAGCGGCCGAGGACCAGAATTACCGCAATGAGCGGGTCGACAG GGTGAAGCAAGCCAGGCTTTCCAAGGAGCTGAAGAAGGCCGTGAAGAAGACGGTCAACATCACCGA GACCATAGACCCTCCGGCCATTCCTGAGCCCCCTCCCAGGAAGCAGGACCTCTTGGAGGTGGAAGCCTGTGAGAAACGATGGAAACGACCCTTCAG GTCAGCCTCCGCCACTTCTATGACTCTGACACGCTGTATGGATGTTATGAAGGGGCTACTGGA CTTTAGGAAGAGAAGGGGCCATTCTGTGAGCGGGCTCCCCGAGGCCCGCTATCCAAGCATTCCTGTCCGTGGGGTCTCCTGTCTCCCCGCCAGAGCCCAGGACGTCCAG GAGGCCCACCATTCGGAGGTCAATGCTGTGTGCTTCAGTTCTAACAGCAGCCTCTTGGCCACGGGGGGTGCTGACCGGCTCATCCACCTCTGGAACGTGGTTGGAG GCCTCCTGGAAGCTGACCAGACGTTGGAAGGCGCTGGTGGGAGCGTGACCAGCCTGGAGTTTGAACCATCG GGCTGCTTCCTGCTGGCAGCGACGTACAACAAGGCCGCCCAGCTCTGGAAGGTGGGCGAGAGCCAGTCCAAG GAAACACTGTCTGGACACACGGACAAAGTGACCGCAGCCAAATTCAAGCTGACCCGGCAGCAGGCGGTGACTGGGAGCCGAGACAGGACGGTGAAGGAGTGGGACCTCAACAAGGCATCCT GCTCGCGAACCATCGACGGCCTCTCCTACTGCAACGACGTGGTATGTGGAGACCACCTCATCATCAGTGGTCACAATGACCAGAAGATCCGCTTCTGGGACAGCAG GGTCCCAAGATGCATACAGGTGATTCCTGTGGAGGGTAAGGTCACTTCTCTCAGCATCAGCAATGATCAGCTGCACCTCCTCAGCTGCTCCCGGGATGACACCCTTAAGGTCATTGACCTTCGGGCCAACAACATCCGCCAGGTCTTcag GGCTGATGGCTTCAAGTGTGGATCAGACTGGACCAAAGCTGTGTTCAG GCCTCTGCTTCCACCCAGTTTGTCAGGGAGCCGGTATCTCTCCTCCAGCCTGCCTTACTCCCCCATCTTCCACATGGTgcctggaggaggaagagggctgggaggagggaaggaaaggagccAGGAAGTGACCCCAGAGCAAAGCAGGCGATGGGGAGAAGACACATCCCTGATCAGCGTGCAGGACCGTGCATAG